Proteins encoded within one genomic window of Cellulomonas xiejunii:
- the hisD gene encoding histidinol dehydrogenase: protein MISRIDLRGRRPSRRELLAELPRAELDVEHAAAVVTPILEDVRTRGAAALRDLAERLDGVRPVHLRVPADVLAGAAAALDPQVRSALEETIARVRRVHAAQRPQDFAVDVAPGAQVRQRWLPVRRVGLYVPGGLAVYPSSVVMNVVAAQEAGVTSLAVVSPPQKDRDGLPDPVVLGTCALLGVDEVYAVGGAQAVAMLAYGADGSDDVDDDTLCEPVDVITGPGNVYVTAAKRLVRGLVGIDSEAGPTEIAILADGTADPAHVAADLISQAEHDPLAAAVLVTPSVELAGAVEAALVGRVEATANRERVAIALHGSQSAIVLVDDLEAGLDVVNAYGAEHLEIQTSDAAAWADRVTSAGAIFVGPWSPVSLGDYMAGSNHVLPTGGCSHFASGLGVHSFLRAVQVIEYDADALAAVADRIVALADAEGLPGHGEAVRARF, encoded by the coding sequence GTGATCTCCCGCATCGACCTGCGTGGTCGCCGTCCGTCACGTCGTGAGCTGCTGGCCGAGCTGCCCCGGGCCGAGCTCGACGTCGAGCACGCCGCTGCCGTCGTCACGCCGATCCTCGAGGACGTCCGCACCCGGGGCGCAGCCGCCTTGCGTGACCTGGCCGAACGCCTCGACGGCGTGCGGCCCGTCCACCTGCGTGTGCCGGCCGACGTCCTCGCCGGTGCCGCCGCGGCCCTGGACCCGCAGGTGCGCTCCGCGCTCGAGGAGACGATCGCCCGCGTGCGGCGGGTGCACGCTGCCCAGCGACCGCAGGACTTCGCGGTCGACGTCGCGCCCGGCGCCCAGGTGCGCCAGCGCTGGCTCCCCGTGCGGCGTGTGGGGCTGTACGTGCCCGGCGGGCTCGCCGTGTACCCCTCGTCCGTGGTGATGAACGTCGTCGCCGCGCAGGAGGCGGGGGTGACCTCGCTCGCGGTGGTCTCGCCGCCGCAGAAGGACCGCGACGGCCTGCCCGACCCCGTCGTGCTCGGGACGTGCGCGCTGCTCGGCGTCGACGAGGTGTACGCGGTCGGCGGGGCCCAGGCGGTCGCGATGCTCGCCTACGGCGCCGACGGCAGCGACGACGTGGACGACGACACGCTCTGCGAACCGGTCGACGTCATCACCGGGCCCGGCAACGTCTACGTGACCGCGGCCAAGCGGCTCGTGCGGGGTCTGGTGGGCATCGACTCCGAGGCCGGGCCGACCGAGATCGCGATCCTCGCGGACGGCACGGCGGACCCCGCGCACGTCGCCGCGGACCTCATCTCGCAGGCCGAGCACGACCCGCTGGCGGCAGCAGTGCTCGTCACGCCGTCCGTCGAGCTCGCCGGGGCGGTGGAGGCCGCACTCGTGGGCCGCGTCGAGGCGACCGCCAACCGCGAGCGGGTCGCGATCGCGCTGCACGGCTCGCAGTCCGCGATCGTGCTCGTCGACGACCTCGAGGCAGGCCTCGACGTCGTCAACGCGTACGGCGCCGAGCACCTGGAGATCCAGACCTCCGACGCCGCGGCGTGGGCCGACCGCGTCACCAGCGCCGGTGCGATCTTCGTCGGGCCCTGGTCGCCGGTGTCCCTGGGGGACTACATGGCGGGCTCCAACCATGTCCTGCCCACCGGCGGGTGCTCGCACTTCGCGAGCGGTCTGGGGGTCCACTCGTTCCTGCGCGCGGTGCAGGTCATCGAGTACGACGCCGACGCGCTCGCGGCGGTCGCCGACCGGATCGTGGCACTCGCCGACGCCGAGGGGCTGCCGGGCCACGGGGAGGCCGTGCGCGCCCGCTTCTGA
- a CDS encoding histidinol-phosphate transaminase: protein MTAAPDLSPGTLPLRPELVGLEPYGAPQLDVPVLLNVNENPYPPSEQVVADVAAAVAEATRGLNRYPDRDFAALRADLAAYLEVESGVHREPEQMWAANGSNEIMLHVLQAFGGPGRTALSFAPTYSMYPEYARDTSTAWVVGRRAEDFTLDPEHALATIAEHAPSVVLLASPNNPTGTALPRDTVRAVLDGASRVPGGCVVVVDEAYGEFRRAGTPSALELLEAHPNLAVSRTMSKAFGLAGARVGYLSASRELVDALRIVRLPYHLSAVTQAVARAALAHAPELMAQVGSLRAERDALVTWLRARGFEAADSDANFVLFGTFDDRDAVWQGLLDRGVLVRVTGPEGWLRVSVGTPAETSAFKDALVEVTGR, encoded by the coding sequence GTGACCGCCGCCCCCGACCTGTCGCCCGGCACGCTGCCGCTGCGCCCCGAGCTCGTCGGCCTCGAGCCGTACGGTGCCCCGCAGCTCGACGTCCCGGTGCTGCTCAACGTCAACGAGAACCCCTACCCGCCGTCCGAGCAGGTCGTGGCCGACGTGGCCGCCGCCGTGGCCGAGGCGACGCGTGGGCTCAACCGCTACCCGGACCGGGACTTCGCCGCGCTGCGCGCCGACCTGGCCGCGTACCTCGAGGTCGAGTCGGGTGTGCACCGCGAGCCCGAGCAGATGTGGGCGGCGAACGGCTCGAACGAGATCATGCTGCACGTCCTGCAGGCGTTCGGCGGCCCGGGGCGCACCGCCCTGTCCTTCGCGCCGACGTACTCGATGTACCCCGAGTACGCGCGCGACACGTCGACCGCGTGGGTCGTCGGGCGGCGTGCCGAGGACTTCACGCTCGATCCGGAGCACGCTCTGGCGACGATCGCGGAGCACGCGCCGAGCGTCGTGCTGCTCGCGAGCCCCAACAACCCGACCGGCACGGCGCTGCCGCGCGACACGGTCCGCGCCGTGCTCGACGGCGCGTCCCGCGTGCCCGGCGGCTGCGTCGTCGTGGTCGACGAGGCGTACGGCGAGTTCCGTCGCGCGGGGACGCCGTCGGCGCTCGAGCTGCTCGAGGCGCACCCGAACCTCGCGGTGAGCCGCACCATGTCCAAGGCGTTCGGCCTGGCCGGCGCGCGGGTGGGCTACCTGTCCGCGTCCCGCGAGCTCGTGGACGCGCTGCGGATCGTCCGGCTGCCGTACCACCTCTCGGCGGTCACGCAGGCCGTCGCACGCGCCGCACTGGCGCACGCCCCGGAGCTGATGGCCCAGGTCGGGTCGCTGCGCGCCGAGCGCGACGCGCTCGTGACGTGGCTGCGCGCCCGCGGTTTCGAGGCTGCGGACTCCGACGCGAACTTCGTGCTCTTCGGCACGTTCGACGACCGCGACGCGGTCTGGCAGGGTCTGCTCGACCGCGGGGTCCTCGTGCGCGTCACGGGTCCCGAGGGATGGCTGCGGGTGTCGGTCGGCACCCCGGCGGAGACGTCGGCGTTCAAGGACGCCCTGGTGGAGGTGACGGGACGATGA
- a CDS encoding RecQ family ATP-dependent DNA helicase: protein MPPHTAPAPVVDRVALRAQAEEVLRALVGRDGARLHEDQWQAVEALVADRRRVLVVQRTGWGKSAVYFVATALLRRGAAGPPRGATIIVSPLLALMRNQVDAARRAGIAAETLNSANQQDWDDVHARIAAGEVDVLLVSPERLNNPGFRDEVLPRLASDAGLVVVDEAHCVSDWGHDFRPDYRRIGTLLADLPAGVPVLATTATANERVTADVAEQLAVTDVGRTGVGGTDVGGTTPDGTLVLRGTLDRPSLRLQVTTLPDVATRLAWLAATLPTLEGSGIVYCLTIAAVEQVTEHLRAAGLDVRAYTGQTDPTEREAIEADLLANRVKALVATSALGMGYDKPDLGFVVHMGAPSSPIAYYQQVGRAGRATARADVVLLPGHDDQAIWEWFASTAFPPEDQVRATLAALDAHGTLSTAALETYVSLRRSRLEGMLKVLDVDGAVRRVRGGWQSTGRPWAYDGERYARVTAARRAEQRTMLDYQATDGCRMAFLRAALDDPELPEGWRCGRCDRCTGTAVGAVPDASAVDHARELLAVPGEPVTARRQWPSGLGALGLDLKGRIAADEQVGEGRAVGRLDALGWGGPLREALREQVPAELPANLRPAVRTVLEAWAPQVDAVVAIASDSRGSLVEHLAAGTARLLGVPLLGAFASTGSPSRHDVNSAQRLADVLRHLDLPSDVAQEVAGRRVLLVDDRTDTGWTLTVAGRLLRRSGATQVLPFVLGVG from the coding sequence ATGCCCCCGCACACCGCCCCCGCGCCCGTCGTCGACCGCGTCGCGCTGCGTGCCCAGGCGGAGGAGGTGCTGCGGGCGCTCGTCGGCCGCGACGGCGCCCGCCTGCACGAGGACCAGTGGCAGGCCGTCGAGGCGCTCGTCGCGGACCGCCGCCGCGTGCTCGTCGTGCAGCGCACCGGCTGGGGCAAGTCGGCCGTGTACTTCGTCGCGACCGCGCTCCTGCGCCGCGGCGCCGCCGGGCCGCCGCGCGGGGCGACGATCATCGTCTCGCCGCTGCTCGCACTCATGCGCAACCAGGTCGACGCCGCCCGCCGAGCCGGCATCGCGGCCGAGACGCTGAACTCGGCCAACCAGCAGGACTGGGACGACGTGCACGCGCGCATCGCCGCGGGCGAGGTGGACGTGCTGCTCGTCTCCCCGGAGCGGCTCAACAACCCGGGGTTCCGCGACGAGGTGCTGCCGCGGCTCGCGTCGGACGCCGGGCTCGTCGTCGTGGACGAGGCGCACTGCGTCTCCGACTGGGGCCACGACTTCCGGCCCGACTACCGGCGCATCGGGACGCTGCTGGCGGACCTGCCGGCCGGCGTGCCGGTCCTCGCGACGACCGCGACGGCCAACGAGCGCGTCACGGCGGACGTCGCCGAGCAGCTCGCAGTGACGGACGTCGGACGGACGGGCGTCGGCGGGACGGACGTCGGCGGGACAACACCGGACGGCACGCTCGTCCTGCGCGGCACGCTCGACCGCCCGAGCCTGCGCCTGCAGGTCACGACGCTGCCGGACGTCGCGACCCGCCTGGCATGGCTGGCCGCGACGCTGCCCACGCTCGAGGGCTCCGGCATCGTCTACTGCCTGACGATCGCCGCTGTCGAGCAGGTCACCGAGCACCTGCGCGCCGCCGGGCTCGACGTGCGGGCGTACACGGGACAGACCGACCCGACCGAGCGCGAGGCGATCGAGGCGGACCTGCTCGCGAACCGGGTCAAGGCGCTGGTCGCGACCTCGGCGCTGGGCATGGGCTACGACAAGCCCGACCTGGGCTTCGTCGTCCACATGGGGGCGCCGTCCTCGCCGATCGCGTACTACCAGCAGGTCGGTCGTGCCGGACGCGCGACCGCACGCGCCGACGTGGTCCTGCTGCCCGGCCACGACGACCAGGCGATCTGGGAGTGGTTCGCCTCGACCGCGTTCCCGCCCGAGGACCAGGTCCGCGCGACCCTCGCGGCGCTCGACGCCCACGGCACGCTGTCGACGGCTGCCCTGGAGACGTACGTCAGCCTGCGGCGCAGCCGCCTCGAGGGGATGCTCAAGGTGCTCGACGTGGACGGCGCGGTGCGGCGCGTCCGGGGCGGGTGGCAGTCGACGGGGCGCCCGTGGGCCTACGACGGTGAGCGGTACGCGCGCGTCACGGCGGCGCGACGGGCGGAGCAGCGCACGATGCTGGACTACCAGGCGACCGACGGCTGCCGGATGGCGTTCCTGCGGGCCGCCCTGGACGACCCCGAGCTGCCCGAGGGCTGGCGGTGCGGCCGCTGCGACCGGTGCACGGGCACGGCCGTCGGCGCGGTCCCCGACGCGTCGGCCGTCGATCACGCGCGTGAGCTGCTCGCGGTGCCGGGCGAGCCGGTGACGGCGCGACGGCAGTGGCCGTCGGGACTCGGCGCGCTGGGGCTCGACCTCAAGGGCCGCATCGCGGCCGACGAGCAGGTCGGCGAGGGCCGGGCGGTGGGGCGCCTCGACGCGCTCGGCTGGGGCGGCCCGCTGCGCGAGGCCCTGCGCGAGCAGGTGCCGGCCGAGCTGCCGGCGAACCTGCGACCGGCGGTCCGCACCGTCCTGGAGGCGTGGGCGCCGCAGGTCGACGCCGTGGTCGCGATCGCCTCCGACAGCCGCGGGTCGCTCGTCGAGCACCTCGCGGCGGGCACCGCACGCCTGCTGGGCGTCCCGCTGCTCGGGGCGTTCGCGTCCACGGGGTCCCCCTCACGGCACGACGTGAACTCCGCGCAGCGGCTCGCCGACGTCCTGCGTCACCTAGACCTGCCGTCCGACGTGGCGCAGGAGGTCGCCGGCAGGCGCGTGCTGCTCGTCGACGACCGCACGGACACCGGCTGGACCCTGACCGTCGCCGGGCGGCTCCTGCGCCGCTCCGGTGCGACGCAGGTGCTGCCCTTCGTCCTGGGCGTGGGCTGA
- a CDS encoding RNA-binding S4 domain-containing protein — MTHDDEPIRLGQFLKLGGIAETGGHARALLDDGAVTVNGEPESRRGRQLRPGDVVEVDLPSGVQRATVKG; from the coding sequence GTGACGCATGACGACGAGCCCATCCGCCTCGGCCAGTTCCTCAAGCTCGGCGGCATCGCGGAGACCGGTGGTCACGCCCGCGCGCTGCTCGACGACGGCGCCGTCACCGTGAACGGCGAGCCCGAGTCCCGCCGCGGCCGGCAGCTGCGGCCCGGCGACGTCGTGGAGGTCGACCTCCCGAGCGGCGTGCAGCGCGCGACCGTCAAGGGCTGA
- a CDS encoding RluA family pseudouridine synthase yields MSGVRALPVPDGLAGERVDAALARLLGLSRTRAAELAAEGCVRVDGRPVGKSDRLVAGAYLEVDLSTPEPAAPVVVPEPVPGMRIVHDDEDVVVIDKPVGVAAHPSPGWTGPTVVGALAATGYRISTSGAAERQGIVHRLDAGTSGLMVVAKSEHAYTVLKRAFKERTVEKVYHALAQGHPSPTTGTIDAPIGRHPSSDWKFAVVADGKPSITHYEVLEMLPGASLVEVHLETGRTHQIRVHFAALRHSLVGDLTYGADPVLAARLGVTRQWLHAVRLGFEHPGTGQWFEATSEYPADLVAGLETLRGEYS; encoded by the coding sequence GTGAGCGGGGTGCGCGCCTTGCCGGTGCCCGACGGTCTGGCGGGGGAGCGCGTGGACGCCGCTCTGGCGCGTCTCCTCGGTCTCTCGCGCACGCGTGCGGCCGAGCTGGCGGCCGAGGGCTGCGTGCGCGTCGACGGCCGGCCGGTGGGCAAGTCGGACCGGCTCGTCGCCGGCGCCTACCTCGAGGTCGACCTGTCGACGCCCGAGCCGGCCGCCCCAGTGGTGGTCCCCGAGCCGGTGCCCGGCATGCGCATCGTCCACGACGACGAGGACGTGGTGGTCATCGACAAGCCCGTCGGCGTCGCGGCACACCCGTCACCGGGGTGGACCGGCCCGACGGTGGTCGGCGCGCTCGCGGCGACCGGTTACCGGATCTCGACGTCCGGTGCGGCCGAGCGGCAGGGCATCGTGCACCGGCTGGACGCGGGGACGTCGGGTCTCATGGTCGTCGCGAAGAGCGAGCACGCGTACACGGTGCTCAAGCGCGCGTTCAAGGAGCGCACGGTCGAGAAGGTCTACCACGCGCTCGCGCAGGGCCACCCGTCGCCGACGACGGGCACGATCGACGCGCCGATCGGACGCCACCCCTCGTCGGACTGGAAGTTCGCCGTCGTCGCGGACGGCAAGCCGTCCATCACGCACTACGAGGTCCTGGAGATGCTGCCGGGTGCCTCGCTGGTCGAGGTGCACCTCGAGACGGGCCGCACGCACCAGATCCGGGTGCACTTCGCGGCGCTGCGGCACAGCCTCGTGGGGGACCTCACGTACGGGGCGGACCCGGTGCTCGCGGCACGGCTCGGCGTGACGCGGCAGTGGCTGCACGCGGTGCGCCTCGGCTTCGAGCACCCCGGGACGGGGCAGTGGTTCGAGGCGACGAGCGAGTACCCGGCCGACCTCGTCGCGGGCCTCGAGACGCTCCGGGGCGAGTACTCCTGA
- the lspA gene encoding signal peptidase II, protein MPTTDDDTTLPDEYERADGSAADGDAPGVDPPPGVDPRRRRALLRLFTVVTAVVLLVDQLTKVWAVAALEPGVRRPLVGELFGLQLIRNDGAALSIASGMTWVLSLVATAVVVVIVRVSRRLGSRGWAVALGLLLGGALGNLVDRMVREPGPLHGHVIDFLAYWRLFIGNVADIAIVVAAVLVVWLTARGIHVDGTRDDRHHDEDPAEPDDATDGAR, encoded by the coding sequence GTGCCCACGACGGACGACGACACGACCCTGCCCGACGAGTACGAGCGGGCCGACGGGTCGGCCGCGGACGGCGATGCGCCGGGGGTCGACCCCCCACCCGGGGTCGACCCCCGGCGTCGTCGTGCGCTGCTGCGCCTCTTCACCGTGGTCACCGCCGTGGTGCTGCTGGTGGACCAGCTCACGAAGGTGTGGGCCGTGGCCGCCCTGGAGCCGGGCGTGCGCCGCCCGTTGGTGGGTGAGCTCTTCGGCCTCCAGCTGATCCGCAACGACGGTGCGGCGCTGAGCATCGCCAGCGGCATGACGTGGGTGCTCAGCCTGGTCGCGACGGCGGTCGTCGTCGTCATCGTGCGGGTGTCGCGCCGCCTCGGGTCGCGCGGGTGGGCCGTCGCGCTCGGGCTCCTGCTCGGTGGGGCCCTCGGCAACCTCGTCGACCGCATGGTGCGCGAACCGGGCCCGCTGCACGGCCACGTCATCGACTTCCTCGCGTACTGGCGGCTGTTCATCGGCAACGTGGCCGACATCGCCATCGTCGTCGCGGCCGTGCTGGTGGTGTGGCTCACCGCTCGCGGCATCCACGTCGACGGCACGCGGGACGACCGGCACCACGACGAGGACCCTGCGGAGCCGGACGACGCCACGGATGGTGCCCGGTGA
- the dnaE gene encoding DNA polymerase III subunit alpha, with product MAAGGSPDPSFVHLHVHSEYSMLDGAARIGEMLDEAARLGQTAMAITDHGYLFGAFEFWQKATDRGIKPIIGVEAYVTPGTSRFDQNRVRWGEAHQAADDVSARGAYTHLTLLSRTTEGMHNLFRMGSLASIEGQMGKWPRMDRELLSRYSEGMIATSGCPSGEIQTRLRLGHYDEAVRAAGELQDIFGKDYFYVEVMDHGLDIERRVIKDLLRVAESIGAPLVATNDLHYTRQEDAHAHEVLLAVQSGSTLDEPTSDQGGSRFAFGGTGYYVQSAAEMRRTWAELPEACDNTVLIAEQCEVKFNTGANYMPRFPVPAGENEDSWFIKEVENGLLRRYHGSIPDAVRKQADYETGVITQLGFSGYFLVVADFINWAKKQGIRVGPGRGSAAGSMASYAVGITELDPLEHGLIFERFLNPERVSWPDVDVDFDERRRGEVIRYVSDKYGDDRVCQIVTYGTIKAKQALKDASRVLGFPFAMGEKLTKAMPPPVMGKDIPLSGMYDPEHPRYAEADEFRQVVAADPEAQRVLETARGLENLKRQWGVHAAGVIMSSEPLLDIIPIMKRPQDGAIITQFDQPASEALGLIKMDFLGLRNLTILDDALENIVMNGKPAILIEEVPLDDPATYELLGRGDTLGVFQLDGGPMRSLLRQMRPDNFEDISAVIALYRPGPMGMNSHVNYALRKNGLQEIEPIHPELVEPLQDVVGVTHGLIVYQEQVQKAAQVLAGYSLGQADLLRRAMGKKKQEVLDKEFVPFQAGMRERGYSDAAIQAVWDVLVPFAGYAFNKAHSAAYGVVSYWTAYLKANYPTEYMAALLTSVRDDKDKSALYLGECRHMGITVLPPDVNSSSANFTAVGTDIRFGLTAVRNVGANVVDAIVAAREEKGAFTSFTDFLDKVPAVVCNKRTIESLIKAGAFDSLGHPRRALLLVHEQAVDAVIDVKRKEATGQFDLFADLAGEDETGSGIAVTIPDLPDWDKKQRLAFEREMLGLYVSDHPLSGLEHVLSAQADVSIATLNADTERPDGSTVVVAGLVTSLQRKMSKQGNPWAAVTLEDMEGSVEIMFFGETYLAYSTVLAEDAVLVVRGRVRRRDDTMQLQAMEVSIPDTSQAADSPVVVSLTEGRCTPPVVDRLREVLSTHPGVTEVHLRLTSPGRAVVMRLEDGLRVERSPSLFGDLKALLGPSCLAS from the coding sequence ATGGCTGCTGGAGGATCCCCGGACCCGTCCTTCGTCCACCTCCACGTGCACAGCGAGTACTCGATGCTCGACGGCGCGGCGCGCATCGGCGAGATGCTCGACGAAGCCGCACGCCTGGGGCAGACGGCGATGGCGATCACCGACCACGGGTACCTGTTCGGTGCGTTCGAGTTCTGGCAGAAGGCGACCGACCGCGGCATCAAGCCGATCATCGGCGTCGAGGCGTACGTCACACCGGGGACCAGCCGGTTCGACCAGAACCGCGTGCGCTGGGGTGAGGCGCACCAGGCTGCCGACGACGTCTCGGCGCGCGGTGCCTACACGCACCTGACGCTGCTGAGCCGGACCACCGAGGGCATGCACAACCTCTTCCGGATGGGGTCGCTGGCCTCGATCGAGGGGCAGATGGGCAAGTGGCCCCGGATGGACCGCGAGCTGCTGTCCCGGTACTCCGAGGGCATGATCGCGACGAGCGGGTGCCCCTCGGGCGAGATCCAGACGCGGCTGCGTCTGGGGCACTACGACGAGGCCGTGCGCGCCGCAGGCGAGCTGCAGGACATCTTCGGCAAGGACTACTTCTACGTCGAGGTCATGGACCACGGGCTCGACATCGAGCGGCGTGTGATCAAGGATCTGCTGCGCGTCGCCGAGAGCATCGGGGCTCCGCTCGTCGCGACGAACGACCTGCACTACACGCGTCAGGAGGACGCGCACGCGCACGAGGTCCTGCTCGCGGTGCAGTCCGGCTCGACGCTCGACGAGCCCACGAGCGACCAGGGCGGCTCGCGGTTCGCGTTCGGGGGGACCGGGTACTACGTGCAGTCGGCGGCCGAGATGCGTCGCACGTGGGCCGAGCTGCCCGAGGCGTGCGACAACACGGTGCTGATCGCCGAGCAGTGCGAGGTCAAGTTCAACACCGGCGCCAACTACATGCCCCGCTTCCCCGTCCCGGCTGGGGAGAACGAGGACTCGTGGTTCATCAAGGAGGTCGAGAACGGCCTCCTGCGGCGCTACCACGGCTCGATCCCCGACGCGGTGCGCAAGCAGGCGGACTACGAGACGGGCGTCATCACCCAGCTCGGTTTCTCGGGCTACTTCCTCGTGGTCGCCGACTTCATCAACTGGGCCAAGAAGCAGGGCATCCGGGTGGGTCCCGGTCGTGGCTCGGCCGCCGGCTCGATGGCGTCCTACGCGGTCGGCATCACCGAGCTCGACCCGCTCGAGCACGGTCTGATCTTCGAACGGTTCCTCAACCCGGAGCGCGTGTCCTGGCCCGACGTCGACGTCGACTTCGACGAGCGCCGGCGCGGCGAGGTCATCCGCTACGTGAGCGACAAGTACGGCGACGACCGCGTCTGCCAGATCGTCACCTACGGCACCATCAAGGCCAAGCAGGCGCTCAAGGACGCGTCCCGCGTGCTGGGCTTCCCGTTCGCCATGGGGGAGAAGCTCACCAAGGCGATGCCGCCGCCCGTCATGGGCAAGGACATCCCGCTGTCCGGCATGTACGACCCGGAGCACCCGCGGTACGCGGAGGCCGACGAGTTCCGGCAGGTCGTCGCAGCGGACCCCGAGGCGCAGCGCGTGCTCGAGACCGCGCGCGGCCTGGAGAACCTCAAGCGCCAGTGGGGCGTCCACGCAGCCGGCGTCATCATGTCGAGCGAGCCGCTGCTCGACATCATCCCGATCATGAAGCGCCCGCAGGACGGCGCGATCATCACGCAGTTCGACCAGCCCGCGTCCGAGGCGCTCGGGCTGATCAAGATGGACTTCCTGGGACTGCGCAACCTCACGATCCTCGACGACGCCCTCGAGAACATCGTGATGAACGGCAAGCCGGCGATCCTCATCGAGGAGGTCCCGCTCGACGACCCGGCGACGTACGAGCTGCTGGGCCGGGGCGACACGCTCGGTGTGTTCCAGCTCGACGGCGGGCCGATGCGCTCGCTCCTGCGCCAGATGCGCCCCGACAACTTCGAGGACATCTCCGCCGTCATCGCGCTGTACCGCCCGGGGCCGATGGGCATGAACTCGCACGTCAACTACGCGTTGCGGAAGAACGGCCTGCAGGAGATCGAGCCGATCCACCCCGAGCTGGTCGAGCCGCTCCAGGACGTCGTGGGCGTCACGCACGGGTTGATCGTCTACCAGGAGCAGGTGCAGAAGGCGGCGCAGGTGCTCGCCGGGTACTCGCTCGGACAGGCCGACCTGCTGCGTCGCGCGATGGGCAAGAAGAAGCAGGAGGTGCTCGACAAGGAGTTCGTGCCCTTCCAGGCGGGCATGCGCGAGCGCGGGTATTCGGATGCCGCGATCCAGGCGGTGTGGGACGTCCTCGTGCCGTTCGCGGGGTACGCGTTCAACAAGGCGCACTCCGCGGCGTACGGCGTCGTGTCCTACTGGACGGCGTACCTCAAGGCGAACTACCCGACCGAGTACATGGCCGCGCTGCTCACGAGCGTGCGCGACGACAAGGACAAGTCGGCGTTGTACCTCGGCGAGTGCCGGCACATGGGCATCACGGTGCTGCCGCCGGACGTGAACTCGTCGTCCGCGAACTTCACAGCGGTCGGTACCGACATCCGCTTCGGGCTCACGGCCGTGCGCAACGTCGGTGCGAACGTGGTGGACGCGATCGTGGCGGCCCGCGAGGAGAAGGGCGCGTTCACGTCGTTCACGGACTTCCTCGACAAGGTGCCGGCCGTCGTCTGCAACAAGCGCACCATCGAGTCGCTCATCAAGGCCGGCGCGTTCGACTCGTTGGGCCACCCGCGCCGCGCGCTGCTGCTGGTGCACGAGCAGGCGGTCGACGCGGTCATCGACGTCAAGCGCAAGGAGGCGACCGGCCAGTTCGACCTGTTCGCCGACCTGGCGGGGGAGGACGAGACCGGCTCAGGCATCGCGGTGACGATCCCCGACCTGCCGGACTGGGACAAGAAGCAGCGTCTGGCGTTCGAGCGCGAGATGCTCGGTCTGTACGTCTCGGACCACCCGCTGTCGGGGCTCGAGCACGTGCTGTCCGCGCAGGCCGACGTCTCGATCGCGACGCTCAACGCGGACACCGAGCGGCCGGACGGGTCGACGGTCGTGGTCGCAGGCCTCGTCACGAGCCTGCAGCGCAAGATGTCCAAGCAGGGCAACCCCTGGGCCGCGGTGACGCTGGAGGACATGGAGGGCTCCGTCGAGATCATGTTCTTCGGCGAGACCTACCTGGCGTACTCGACGGTGCTGGCCGAGGACGCCGTGCTCGTCGTGCGCGGCAGGGTGCGTCGTCGCGACGACACCATGCAGCTGCAGGCCATGGAGGTGTCCATCCCCGACACCTCGCAGGCCGCGGACTCGCCGGTCGTCGTGTCGCTCACCGAGGGACGCTGCACGCCGCCCGTGGTGGACCGGTTGCGCGAGGTGCTCTCGACCCACCCCGGGGTCACGGAGGTCCACCTGCGCCTGACGAGCCCCGGCCGCGCGGTGGTCATGCGGCTCGAGGACGGTCTGCGCGTCGAGCGGTCACCCTCGCTGTTCGGTGACCTCAAGGCGCTGCTCGGCCCGAGCTGCCTGGCGTCCTGA
- the hisB gene encoding imidazoleglycerol-phosphate dehydratase HisB produces the protein MSEARRRTARIERSTSESSVLVELDLDGTGRTQIDTSVPFYDHMLTALGKHSLIDLTVQAKGDTHIDAHHTVEDTAIVLGQALRQALGDKRGIVRYGDATVPLDEALAHAVVDVSGRPYFVHSGEPEGQQYHLIGGHFTGSLTAHVLESIAHHAAFTVHMRVLAGRDPHHIVEAQFKALARALRTAVALDPRVDGVPSTKGAL, from the coding sequence ATGAGTGAGGCACGCCGCCGTACGGCGCGCATCGAGCGCAGCACGAGCGAGTCCAGCGTCCTGGTCGAGCTCGACCTCGACGGCACGGGACGCACGCAGATCGACACGAGCGTGCCGTTCTACGACCACATGCTGACGGCGCTCGGCAAGCACTCGCTCATCGACCTGACGGTGCAGGCCAAGGGCGACACCCACATCGACGCGCACCACACGGTCGAGGACACCGCGATCGTGCTCGGGCAGGCGCTGCGCCAGGCGCTGGGCGACAAGCGCGGCATCGTGCGCTACGGCGACGCGACCGTGCCCCTCGACGAGGCGCTCGCGCACGCCGTCGTCGACGTGTCCGGGCGCCCGTACTTCGTGCACTCCGGTGAGCCGGAGGGGCAGCAGTACCACCTCATCGGCGGGCACTTCACGGGCTCGCTGACGGCCCACGTGCTCGAGTCGATCGCGCACCACGCGGCGTTCACGGTGCACATGCGGGTCCTCGCCGGGCGCGACCCGCACCACATCGTCGAGGCGCAGTTCAAGGCGCTCGCGCGCGCCCTGCGCACCGCGGTCGCGCTCGACCCGCGCGTCGACGGCGTCCCCTCGACCAAGGGCGCGCTGTGA